One genomic segment of Ipomoea triloba cultivar NCNSP0323 chromosome 9, ASM357664v1 includes these proteins:
- the LOC116030786 gene encoding uncharacterized protein LOC116030786 isoform X1 → MAVGSCSLPLPLSQMTRISSSSASTRERKITSKCKLNCVSPNTLSDSVSDKALLDIQNSGVIACLRAPSAEVAMEAALAALDAGISVLEIVVSTPGVFEVLRKLVHCYPTKTIGIGTVLCAKDAKDAIEFGAKFLMSPVLVKDILVGLSGDEALYIPGAMTPTEILSAFRMGAKIVKVYPVSALGGTKYISALKRPFSHIPMVASQGITIDLVGEYIAQGASAVVLSDAIFDKKAMSLRNFSAVHQLASRAALLGKEAVKRRSGG, encoded by the exons ATGGCGGTTGGGAGCTGTAGTCTACCGCTTCCTCTTTCTCAAATGACCCGGATTTCCTCTTCATCAGCATCAACAAGAGAAAGGAAGATTACGTCTAAGTGTAAATTGAACTGTGTCTCCCCTAACACTCTTAGTGACAGTGTCTCCGATAAAGCCTTGCTAGATATCCAAAATTCTGGAGTCATTGCGTGTCTCCGTGCTCCAAG TGCAGAAGTGGCCATGGAAGCTGCGCTTGCTGCACTTGATGCTGGAATCTCCGTG CTGGAAATTGTAGTGTCAACTCCAGGTGTGTTTGAG GTATTAAGAAAATTAGTCCATTGTTATCCCACAAAAACTATAGGA ATTGGAACTGTATTGTGTGCAAAAGATGCCAAAGATGCGATTGAGTTTGGAGCCAAGTTTCTTATGAGTCCTGTATTAGTGAAG GACATTCTAGTTGGTCTTTCAGGAGATGAGGCTCTGTATATACCTGGAGCAATGACCCCAACAGAG ATATTATCTGCCTTCCGTATGGGTGCCAAGATTGTCAAG GTATATCCTGTCTCAGCATTGGGAGGAACTAAGTATATTTCCGCACTGAAAAGGCCATTCTCTCATATTCCAATGGTAGCATCTCAGGGGATAACGATAG ATTTAGTTGGGGAATATATTGCTCAGGGAGCATCGGCAGTTGTTTTGTCAGATGCTATATTCGATAAGAAGGCAATGAGCCTACGTAATTTCAGTGCAGTACATCAACTAGCCTCCCGTGCAGCTCTGCTGGGAAAAGAAGCTGTAAAAAG GAGAAGCGGTGGCTAG
- the LOC116030786 gene encoding uncharacterized protein LOC116030786 isoform X2, whose protein sequence is MAVGSCSLPLPLSQMTRISSSSASTRERKITSKCKLNCVSPNTLSDSVSDKALLDIQNSGVIACLRAPSAEVAMEAALAALDAGISVLEIVVSTPGVFEIGTVLCAKDAKDAIEFGAKFLMSPVLVKDILVGLSGDEALYIPGAMTPTEILSAFRMGAKIVKVYPVSALGGTKYISALKRPFSHIPMVASQGITIDLVGEYIAQGASAVVLSDAIFDKKAMSLRNFSAVHQLASRAALLGKEAVKRRSGG, encoded by the exons ATGGCGGTTGGGAGCTGTAGTCTACCGCTTCCTCTTTCTCAAATGACCCGGATTTCCTCTTCATCAGCATCAACAAGAGAAAGGAAGATTACGTCTAAGTGTAAATTGAACTGTGTCTCCCCTAACACTCTTAGTGACAGTGTCTCCGATAAAGCCTTGCTAGATATCCAAAATTCTGGAGTCATTGCGTGTCTCCGTGCTCCAAG TGCAGAAGTGGCCATGGAAGCTGCGCTTGCTGCACTTGATGCTGGAATCTCCGTG CTGGAAATTGTAGTGTCAACTCCAGGTGTGTTTGAG ATTGGAACTGTATTGTGTGCAAAAGATGCCAAAGATGCGATTGAGTTTGGAGCCAAGTTTCTTATGAGTCCTGTATTAGTGAAG GACATTCTAGTTGGTCTTTCAGGAGATGAGGCTCTGTATATACCTGGAGCAATGACCCCAACAGAG ATATTATCTGCCTTCCGTATGGGTGCCAAGATTGTCAAG GTATATCCTGTCTCAGCATTGGGAGGAACTAAGTATATTTCCGCACTGAAAAGGCCATTCTCTCATATTCCAATGGTAGCATCTCAGGGGATAACGATAG ATTTAGTTGGGGAATATATTGCTCAGGGAGCATCGGCAGTTGTTTTGTCAGATGCTATATTCGATAAGAAGGCAATGAGCCTACGTAATTTCAGTGCAGTACATCAACTAGCCTCCCGTGCAGCTCTGCTGGGAAAAGAAGCTGTAAAAAG GAGAAGCGGTGGCTAG
- the LOC116030786 gene encoding uncharacterized protein LOC116030786 isoform X3, with amino-acid sequence MAVGSCSLPLPLSQMTRISSSSASTRERKITSKCKLNCVSPNTLSDSVSDKALLDIQNSGVIACLRAPSAEVAMEAALAALDAGISVLEIVVSTPGVFEVLRKLVHCYPTKTIGIGTVLCAKDAKDAIEFGAKFLMSPVLVKDILVGLSGDEALYIPGAMTPTEILSAFRMGAKIVKVYPVSALGGTKYISALKRPFSHIPMVASQGITIGLLLAK; translated from the exons ATGGCGGTTGGGAGCTGTAGTCTACCGCTTCCTCTTTCTCAAATGACCCGGATTTCCTCTTCATCAGCATCAACAAGAGAAAGGAAGATTACGTCTAAGTGTAAATTGAACTGTGTCTCCCCTAACACTCTTAGTGACAGTGTCTCCGATAAAGCCTTGCTAGATATCCAAAATTCTGGAGTCATTGCGTGTCTCCGTGCTCCAAG TGCAGAAGTGGCCATGGAAGCTGCGCTTGCTGCACTTGATGCTGGAATCTCCGTG CTGGAAATTGTAGTGTCAACTCCAGGTGTGTTTGAG GTATTAAGAAAATTAGTCCATTGTTATCCCACAAAAACTATAGGA ATTGGAACTGTATTGTGTGCAAAAGATGCCAAAGATGCGATTGAGTTTGGAGCCAAGTTTCTTATGAGTCCTGTATTAGTGAAG GACATTCTAGTTGGTCTTTCAGGAGATGAGGCTCTGTATATACCTGGAGCAATGACCCCAACAGAG ATATTATCTGCCTTCCGTATGGGTGCCAAGATTGTCAAG GTATATCCTGTCTCAGCATTGGGAGGAACTAAGTATATTTCCGCACTGAAAAGGCCATTCTCTCATATTCCAATGGTAGCATCTCAGGGGATAACGATAG GTTTGTTATTAGCAAAGTGA
- the LOC116028807 gene encoding UDP-glycosyltransferase 73C1-like, translating into MAIAANQSRRQLHFIVFPVMAPGHMLPMIDVARMLARCDGVMVTIITTPVNANRFRSMLDRDRECGFNIGALELRFPCKEVGLPEGCENADLVPKGKNLEMNFLAAVGMLRPHVEAAMKRCEPPASCIVSDMLLIWTAEIAEGLNIPRIVFNGSCCFSYWCSNKITDSEILGGVKSDTEMFTVPDLPHKIQVCKAQVKGVTFDPNILNPDLAKLVAEKLRQSINAAYGAIVNSFDELEPDYVKEYKKMYGGRVWCVGPVSLCNQEYEDQALRGATSAAEKKIDEQQERLMKWLDLQEAGSTIYVSLGSLARLTPRQMTELAVGLESSKRPFIWVLGKKDMHLDAFEDWNVSTGFEERNKGRGVLIREWAPQVLILSHPSVGGFLTHCGWNSTLEAISLGVPMLTWPLFAEQFLNEKLVVEVLGIGVSLGLKVSVNWDGSEDKGNIVVVKSEEIKEGIDKLMDKEAGKERRRKVKELGEKAKKAVQKGGSSQCNLMALIQAVATFGATKL; encoded by the coding sequence ATGGCGATAGCGGCGAACCAATCGCGTCGGCAGCTGCATTTTATTGTGTTTCCCGTCATGGCGCCGGGCCATATGCTCCCCATGATAGATGTTGCGAGGATGCTAGCACGCTGTGACGGCGTCATGGTTACCATCATCACCACTCCCGTCAACGCCAACCGCTTCCGCTCCATGCTCGATCGCGACAGGGAATGCGGGTTTAACATCGGAGCGCTGGAGCTCCGGTTTCCGTGCAAAGAAGTAGGGTTGCCGGAAGGCTGCGAGAACGCGGATTTGGTCCCCAAAGGGAAAAACCTCGAGATGAACTTCCTCGCCGCCGTCGGCATGCTGCGGCCGCATGTGGAGGCGGCGATGAAGCGATGCGAGCCGCCGGCGAGCTGTATCGTCTCCGATATGCTGCTGATTTGGACCGCGGAGATCGCGGAGGGGCTTAATATCCCGAGGATTGTGTTTAACGGCTCCTGTTGTTTCTCCTACTGGTGCTCGAACAAAATAACGGATTCCGAGATTCTCGGGGGAGTGAAATCCGACACGGAGATGTTCACCGTCCCCGACTTACCCCATAAGATACAAGTTTGCAAAGCACAGGTCAAAGGTGTCACGTTTGATCCGAATATTTTAAACCCCGATCTCGCGAAACTAGTGGCGGAAAAGCTCCGGCAGTCGATAAACGCCGCCTACGGCGCCATTGTTAATAGCTTCGATGAGCTGGAGCCGGATTATGTTAAAGAGTATAAGAAAATGTACGGAGGGAGAGTGTGGTGCGTGGGCCCCGTGTCGTTATGCAATCAAGAGTATGAAGACCAGGCGCTGAGAGGTGCCACGTCGGCAGCCGAGAAGAAGATTGACGAGCAACAAGAGCGTTTGATGAAGTGGCTGGACTTGCAGGAGGCAGGGTCGACGATATATGTTAGCCTGGGAAGTTTGGCTAGGCTGACGCCACGTCAGATGACGGAACTGGCTGTAGGTTTGGAGTCGTCAAAACGGCCGTTTATTTGGGTGTTGGGGAAGAAAGACATGCATCTTGATGCGTTTGAGGATTGGAACGTGAGCACCGGGTTCGAGGAAAGGAACAAAGGGAGAGGGGTGCTGATCCGGGAGTGGGCTCCGCAGGTGCTCATCCTGTCACACCCCTCGGTTGGAGGATTCTTGACACACTGTGGGTGGAATTCGACACTGGAAGCTATCTCTCTCGGGGTACCAATGCTGACATGGCCACTGTTCGCGGAACAGTTTTTGAACGAGAAGCTGGTGGTGGAAGTGCTCGGAATTGGGGTGAGCCTAGGGTTGAAGGTGTCAGTTAACTGGGATGGCAGTGAAGACAAGGGGAACATAGTAGTGGTGAAGAGTGAGGAGATCAAGGAAGGCATAGATAAGCTAATGGATAAAGAAGCAGGGAAAGAGAGGAGGAGGAAAGTGAAAGAGTTGGGAGAAAAAGCTAAGAAGGCAGTCCAAAAAGGTGGTTCCTCTCAGTGCAACTTGATGGCTTTAATCCAAGCAGTTGCCACGTTTGGCGCTACAAAGCTATGA